The following are encoded in a window of bacterium genomic DNA:
- a CDS encoding DNA polymerase III subunit alpha produces MPKFTHLHTHSHYSLLDGLAKIDQLVDRAKELGMDSLALTDHGNLYGAIEFYKVAKAAGIKPIIGVEAYIMPEKENATERYFHMILLCQNETGWKNLLKLITHANFEGFYYKPRINKDFLRKHSEGLIALSACLSGEVGRNILNNQNAEAERVALDYESIFGKGKFFLETGYHPGIKETIKVHKGVVELSKKTGIPLIATHDVHYLKAEDAKYHDILLAVQTGNKLDDPDRLSLKDDDFSMKSPDEMAEMFKDLPEAISNTQVVADQCNLEIELNKIRLPKFEVPEGETPNTHMRKLVAERLAYRYPNPTQEVKDRIEFEMSVVEKMGFADYFLIVQDFVNWAKDRGVVVGPGRGSAAGSILSYILRITDIDPIKYDLLFERFLNPDRIQMPDIDIDITDKRRDEVFGYLREKYGEDHVAHIITFGTMAARAAVRDVGRAMGISYGFCDQLAKLIPFNQDLEEAMENEDLKKLYDTQPDAKKILDAARKMEGVARHASVHACGTVISGAPLTDYMPLQKAPQDPDVTVTQFEMHSVEDLGLLKMDLLGLKNLTIIEDAVRLINETYPDKVDINKLPENDPKAFKLFQAGDTTGVFQLESSGMKRYLKELKPTELEDIIAMVSLYRPGPMELIPSYIARKHGLEKVVYLHQKLEPIMRKTYGVGVYQEQMMRIARDLAGFTLAEADGLRKAIGKKIKALLDQQKGKLINGMIANGIDKKIAEEIWELFPPFARYGFNRSHAACYATIAYQTAYLKAHYPVEFMASLLNSESGDVDRIAELMSECKKMSIAVLPPDINKSSADFTADNGNIRFGLAAIKNVGENIVQVIIEERQRGGEFKKLSEMIYRVLHRDLNKKSMESLAKCGAFDSFGLERNAILTNMEEILKFSQGIRKNKESSQVGLFANPFANLSIKFQPATPATSHEKLTWERELLGLYVSDHPLNVHREKIAAKGAKPIKQVKLMTSGVVNIAGLISTAKKIMTKNGKPMMFVKVDGLDDSVEVVVFPDIMAKYANLWVENKIVLVSGKVSPRDGECKIICDWVQEL; encoded by the coding sequence ATGCCTAAATTTACTCACTTACATACCCACTCCCATTACTCTCTTCTTGATGGCCTCGCTAAAATTGACCAGCTAGTAGACCGCGCCAAGGAGTTAGGAATGGATTCGCTAGCCCTAACCGACCACGGCAATCTTTACGGCGCCATCGAATTTTATAAAGTCGCCAAAGCCGCAGGCATCAAACCGATTATCGGCGTGGAGGCCTACATCATGCCGGAAAAAGAAAACGCCACGGAAAGATATTTCCATATGATTTTGCTCTGCCAGAACGAAACCGGCTGGAAGAATCTTTTAAAACTGATTACTCACGCCAACTTCGAAGGCTTCTATTATAAGCCGCGTATCAACAAAGATTTTTTACGAAAACACAGCGAAGGGCTGATTGCACTCTCCGCTTGCCTGTCTGGTGAAGTCGGGCGAAATATTTTGAATAACCAAAATGCGGAGGCAGAAAGGGTGGCGCTGGATTATGAAAGTATTTTCGGCAAAGGAAAATTCTTTCTTGAAACCGGCTATCACCCCGGCATTAAAGAAACCATCAAAGTTCACAAGGGCGTAGTTGAGCTATCTAAAAAAACCGGCATTCCTCTGATCGCGACTCACGATGTTCATTATTTAAAAGCTGAAGATGCGAAATATCACGACATTTTGTTGGCGGTTCAGACCGGCAACAAACTTGACGACCCTGATCGCCTCTCGCTGAAAGACGACGACTTCTCAATGAAGTCTCCTGACGAAATGGCGGAAATGTTCAAAGATTTGCCGGAGGCTATCAGCAATACGCAGGTGGTTGCAGACCAATGCAATCTGGAAATCGAATTAAATAAAATCCGATTGCCGAAATTTGAAGTTCCGGAAGGCGAAACACCCAATACTCACATGCGAAAGTTGGTAGCCGAGCGGCTGGCTTACCGCTACCCGAATCCAACACAAGAAGTAAAAGACCGCATAGAATTTGAAATGAGCGTGGTGGAGAAGATGGGTTTTGCCGATTATTTCTTGATTGTGCAGGATTTTGTGAATTGGGCGAAAGACCGAGGGGTAGTCGTAGGGCCGGGCCGTGGTTCCGCCGCCGGTAGCATTCTCTCCTATATACTGCGCATTACCGATATTGACCCGATTAAATACGACCTCCTTTTTGAACGCTTCTTGAACCCAGACCGTATCCAGATGCCTGATATCGACATAGATATCACCGACAAACGCCGCGACGAGGTGTTCGGATATCTGCGCGAAAAATACGGCGAAGATCACGTCGCCCACATTATTACCTTCGGAACGATGGCAGCGCGCGCCGCAGTCCGTGACGTAGGTCGCGCGATGGGCATCAGTTATGGATTTTGCGACCAACTCGCCAAGCTAATCCCCTTCAACCAAGACCTCGAAGAGGCGATGGAGAATGAAGACTTGAAAAAACTTTACGACACCCAACCCGACGCCAAAAAGATTCTTGATGCCGCGCGGAAAATGGAAGGCGTTGCCCGTCATGCTTCGGTGCACGCCTGCGGCACAGTTATTTCCGGCGCCCCGCTGACGGATTATATGCCGCTCCAAAAAGCTCCGCAGGATCCGGATGTGACCGTCACTCAATTTGAAATGCACAGCGTTGAAGACCTTGGCCTTTTAAAAATGGACTTACTGGGATTAAAAAACCTGACCATCATCGAAGACGCCGTCCGCCTGATTAATGAAACCTATCCCGATAAAGTTGATATCAACAAACTTCCGGAAAATGACCCGAAGGCTTTCAAGCTTTTCCAAGCTGGCGACACCACCGGCGTCTTCCAGTTGGAATCTTCAGGAATGAAGCGCTACCTCAAAGAATTAAAACCGACCGAGCTAGAAGACATCATCGCCATGGTTTCTCTATATCGCCCGGGTCCGATGGAACTTATCCCAAGCTACATTGCCCGCAAGCATGGCTTGGAAAAAGTCGTCTACCTCCATCAGAAGCTGGAGCCAATCATGAGAAAGACTTACGGCGTGGGCGTTTATCAGGAGCAAATGATGAGAATCGCGCGTGATTTGGCCGGCTTTACTCTTGCTGAAGCCGACGGACTTCGAAAAGCTATCGGCAAAAAAATCAAAGCTCTGTTGGATCAGCAGAAGGGCAAGTTAATAAACGGGATGATTGCGAATGGAATTGATAAAAAAATCGCCGAGGAAATCTGGGAATTGTTCCCGCCATTCGCCCGCTACGGCTTCAACCGCTCACACGCCGCCTGCTACGCCACCATCGCCTACCAAACCGCCTACCTGAAAGCTCATTATCCCGTGGAGTTTATGGCCAGCCTGCTCAATTCCGAATCCGGAGATGTAGATCGTATCGCCGAGCTGATGTCGGAGTGCAAGAAAATGAGCATCGCCGTTTTGCCGCCGGATATAAACAAAAGCTCGGCGGATTTCACTGCCGATAACGGCAATATCCGCTTCGGATTGGCGGCGATTAAAAACGTGGGCGAAAATATCGTACAGGTAATTATTGAGGAGCGTCAGCGTGGAGGTGAATTTAAAAAACTTTCCGAGATGATTTACCGTGTGCTTCACCGCGATTTGAACAAAAAATCAATGGAAAGCTTGGCGAAATGCGGCGCCTTTGACTCCTTCGGCTTAGAACGCAATGCCATTCTTACGAATATGGAAGAGATTTTGAAGTTCAGCCAAGGCATCAGGAAAAATAAAGAAAGTTCTCAAGTTGGCCTCTTCGCCAATCCATTCGCCAACCTTTCTATTAAATTCCAGCCGGCCACTCCTGCTACCTCGCACGAGAAGCTGACTTGGGAGCGCGAATTGCTGGGTCTTTATGTGTCGGACCATCCGTTGAACGTGCACCGCGAAAAAATTGCCGCCAAGGGCGCTAAGCCTATCAAACAGGTAAAGCTAATGACCTCCGGCGTCGTGAATATTGCCGGCCTCATCTCCACGGCGAAAAAAATTATGACTAAAAATGGGAAGCCGATGATGTTTGTGAAAGTGGATGGCTTAGATGATTCGGTGGAAGTGGTGGTCTTCCCCGATATAATGGCAAAATACGCCAATCTTTGGGTGGAAAATAAGATTGTGCTAGTCTCCGGCAAAGTCTCCCCCCGCGACGGTGAATGTAAGATCATTTGTGATTGGGTGCAGGAACTATAA
- a CDS encoding class I SAM-dependent methyltransferase: MPETKGRLVVDIGCGARPVFVDIEQEARSKERLIYSTPLSRDFLAIKEGDRYIGIDRHKESIASCKKSIKEKKWSWFDTSKISFKAGDARSLRIATGSADVVLLSDILSAPIPGTTPVSEPYPDETCITEGAKWAMIKEALRILRDDGHLVIQICQTPLYAEEVMSRIQRDLLEKKRIKLVRQCGEFVKDSDNWNLYQAAFQKASGPFKGTPEVIPWTEAQKKFAIKYAASWDSFY; encoded by the coding sequence ATGCCTGAAACGAAAGGTCGGCTGGTCGTCGATATCGGTTGTGGCGCGAGGCCGGTTTTTGTTGATATTGAACAGGAGGCAAGATCTAAGGAGCGTTTGATTTACTCAACGCCGCTTTCAAGGGATTTTTTGGCAATCAAGGAAGGGGATCGATATATCGGGATTGATCGGCATAAAGAGTCGATTGCTTCTTGTAAGAAATCCATCAAGGAGAAAAAGTGGTCATGGTTTGACACATCTAAGATTTCTTTTAAAGCCGGAGATGCGAGAAGCCTTAGGATCGCAACTGGCTCTGCAGATGTTGTGCTTCTTTCGGATATACTTTCGGCTCCGATCCCAGGCACTACGCCAGTTTCAGAGCCTTATCCGGATGAAACCTGTATCACCGAAGGGGCTAAGTGGGCGATGATCAAGGAGGCCTTGCGTATTTTGCGTGACGACGGTCATCTCGTCATTCAAATCTGTCAGACTCCTCTTTACGCTGAGGAAGTGATGAGTCGGATCCAGCGTGATCTTCTTGAGAAGAAAAGGATTAAGCTTGTTAGGCAGTGTGGCGAGTTCGTCAAAGATAGCGACAACTGGAATCTTTATCAGGCCGCCTTTCAGAAAGCCTCTGGCCCGTTCAAAGGAACACCGGAAGTAATTCCTTGGACCGAGGCTCAGAAGAAGTTCGCCATCAAGTACGCCGCTAGCTGGGACTCTTTTTATTAG